The following DNA comes from Gadus chalcogrammus isolate NIFS_2021 chromosome 12, NIFS_Gcha_1.0, whole genome shotgun sequence.
tAGTTCTGACtggtttttatcaaataaaaaaaaacctgctgtgAAAAACGTTTCGATTTTCTGAACGCAGTGCCTATGAACggtcgctgtcgggaacacgCATAAGCGTCAGCGTCATCACTGACGAGGTGTCTCGTTATTACCAGGGCCATGAACGCGCCTTAATCCCTGATGCCCAGCACAGCTGACAGGTGTCCATCACTGAGAAGGGATCTGTATCTGGACTCGTTATATTTATCAGCGAACAGTTGAATGATATATGTTGCTATTCAACCACATGCTCCTGATCCACAAGCagttttcacaataaaagcccctCTTGGTATTTCCGGATATTTACAAGCAGTTATTACAATAATAAGGTGATATAATAAATAGGGTTCATTTCTTGTTCACAGTGATGATGTCAAACTGGGCGGACTcgacacatactgtatatatcgaCATCTAGATAAAAATATAGATaaagatatttatatatgaatagAGATCTATTTTCAATTGGACGAAAGTAAAGAAACACCTGCAATACAATATAGGCCATGTCACACACATGTAACCAAATATGTACTGAATTGTAATTGCTACACACAAGTAACTGAAACATGGATGCATAATAAGAACACAAACGCCATTGGCCAGGTAGCTTGAAGTAGCTGTTATCTCTTGATGCCTCGATTGGATGCATCTCTAAAAGGGGAGGGGCTAACAGCAGGCAATGCAGTTATTTTAACCAACACTGACTCAAATCTGCAGAAGAAAGATAGAAGCTGAACTAGTGTCATAAGGTCTACTTTGGGAGAAAACAGCAATTCGATTTCATATTTGGAGGAGGCTAAGTAGGCACCATGAAGTGGCTGTTATTTTTTGCCTTTTTGGGAATGACTGCAGAGGTACAGTAATTAATGGAATTATGTAGCCTTCCAACATGTTAAAGAGTTAAAGAAAAAGTGCTGCTATTATTTTTAAGAtaattctttattattattgtaactTTTATGGTTTAGAACCTTCCATTCACATGTTACAGCTTAATTCATATAGTTGTTAGTAGTCTATTAATAaccattttgttttaatttatagATAGCAGCTGGAGTAGGTACGTTGCCCATTCTTATTAAATTCCATGATTGCAATGTCAAAATAGTGCTCACAATGCATAGGTGCATATTTCTTTAAGCTAGTGCACAGACCTTTAAACCACTCGCTCCCATCCAGGCATCACGGTGACCGTGTTCTCAGTGACGTCTAAGAACATGATTGTGAGATGGACCCGGTTCCCCGACGCCACCTCGTACAAGGTCACCGTCTCCCCCTCCAGCACACCTGACGACCCCACTGCCTTCGCTCAGTTCGGCCCCAACACGGTGATGGGTTCTGTAGGGCCTCTCTCCCCAAACGTCGTCTATGAGGTGAAGGTAGAGGCCCTGGCGAACCAAGTCGTACTCAGCACCACTTTCTTAGGGTCGAGGACAGGTGAGTAGGTCAATGAAGAGGCACAATTAGCCAAACATATTACTAATGTTATGAATGAAATCCTTTTTTGTTATGAATGAAATTTTCATTCCTTTTTTGTTATgaatgaattttttttttttttgcccattCCTCTGTTCAATCACAACCTCCATACCTTGTGACAACAAGAGCTCAGGGCATCTCTCATCCCACCCAGTACTTATTGTTGATTCAGTGAATTCATTCTCCAGTAGGAATCCTCAATAGGCCTCGATACCGTTCTGCTTCCTCCATGCGCCCTGATAACGTGTCGCCTCATCGCCACAGCTCCTCAGACGGTGGACATCGTCAACGTGAATGCGCAGGACAGCTCCACCCTGATCGTGGCGTTCACCCCGGTCGTCGGGGCCACGGGCTACCAACTGCGGGTGGAGAACGCTCAGGGCTACTTCAGCCAGGAGGCCGTGGCCTCGTCCCCCGCCCAGATCGGCTCTCTGCAGCCCTACACCACCTACTCTGTGAGCATCATGGCCGTCAACAGTGCAGGACGCAGCCAGCCTTCCGCCTCCGTGGAGGCGAGGACATGTGAGTCCTGTCTTCGATGTCTGATCAGCGGAGGAGAGCGACGTTCTCCTCAAGGCTTCGTTGTTGGATTATTTTCATGGCATTTTGGATTCACACCTTTACACCTTAACCTACTTTACACCTCTTCTCTATCGATAAAATATACTCAAAGCATATTTATAGCCTCCCCTGTTCTCAGTTTTACTACATATTCTTTATGACATATTCTCAAATGTATAGTTATATTTGACTATAGCTCAGACCTGTTTTTCATTGTTCTGCAGGGAAGAGAAGAAAAGCCTATGGGCGTTCCACTGTGTCTATCATATATCATCAGATCATATATCATATGATCATATATCTTCTTCCTGAATACGTTCTGGCCCTATTGTGATATGTTGTTGGGAACAAGTGACTTGACCTCCCTCACTATGCCCACGGGCAGAACCTGGTGTCTAGTGCATTCTAGTGCAGGTCTCTGGAGTGGAAATGTACTGAGAGCCTATAGGCCGGTCTCCTGGGGCTGAATCTGTCCTGACCTTCATCACCCCCAAGCTCCCTCCGCCTCacttcctctcacacacacacacacacacacacacacacacacacacacacacacacacacacacacacacacacacacacacacacacacacacacaaagacatggcCGAAGCCCGAGAAGGGACGGGGATCTGATGTCCTCTCGGGGACACCAACATGCCACCAGCAGTTTCACAGTATTCTCTTCTTGTCCTggtttctcttcctctgtcaTCCACATCCTATTACCTTCTCAACCTTCTTTAGTTATATGCCTGGAGCTTTCCCTTGAGGATAAATGACTACATTGTTGtttatatagatatgtatagaCATTCAGACTAAAGGTATAGCTGAGCCACTAGTTACTATATCTTTGTAAATGACACTTATCAAAGCCAGTGCTGGACTGATTTGAATGAACCAAGGCTTATTACAAAGAGCAGACTGAATCTTAGCTACAATTActataatacaattatttccccgctccctctctctctctctctctccccccccccccctctctctctctctctctctctctctctcagtattgCCTCCCCCCCTGgtgaccacctcctcccccaccaatGACAGCATCGTGGTCTCCTGGCTCCCTGCGGACGGCTCTGTCTCGTACAGCGTTACCTCGGTCCCGGCTGAAGCGTACCCCAACACGACGCTGTTGAGTCAAAACATGACCACTGTGACCTTAACGGACCTGGACGCCGGGACCCTCCACATCATCCAGGTCTACGGCTGGGACCAGGAGGGGCGGAAGGGAGAGGCCGGCCCGTACATCAATCAAACTACACGTAAGGAGGAGGGCTAAGGGGAGGGACTAAGGGGAGTGTGTAGTGTTTGGCATCCAAGCTTGTGTGTGGACAGATCATGGGTCATTAACAAAACAGGTGTGCTCATCAGGAGCTCAGTAgagtgagggaagaggagagagagagagagagagagagagagagagcgagagagagagagagagggagagagagaggaggaggagagagagagagaggaggagagagagagagaggagagagagggagagagagagagatgagagcggagagaggagagagagagagagagaggagagagagagaggacagagagagagagagagagagataaagagagagagagaggatttagGTCGGTAAATGCTTTCTTATCGGCTTTCatttgttgttttcatttaaagtgGATACATTTGAATTACAATGAAAACCTTTTCAAAAGTGCTTACGTGATAATACGCACCATACCTTTACAGATAGCTTACTGGTTAGAAGGCAAGAAAGTAAATGAACCAGAATATGGCTTCTATGACGATTCTTATTTATCTTGCGAATAGAATCCATATTCCTCTCTGGGTCATTCCTCTTGTTTGCTCTTTGGGTTGTGTGATGTTAACGAGGACGCTGAAGTGCAGAATGTTCCAGACGTTGTTCTTGTTGCCCCGGCTCTAAACAGGCCCTGCCACGCCGGGCCCCTTCACCGTGACGGTGGAGCGCAGCCCTGGCCAGGCGTGGCTGAACGTCTCCTGGGAGCCGGTGTTCCAGGACCACGGAGCCGTTGAGTACACGGTGAACAGCAGCCTGGACCTCCAGTGTACCACCACCCAGCTGCACTGTATCTTAGAGCCGATAGGCTGTGCGGAGACGCACATCCTTCACCTGGTCGCGGCGAACGAGGCCGGCCCCTCCACCCCGACGGGTCCTGAGCTGTTTGGGACCTGTGAGTGACAGCCCCGGCTTGACCAATCGGATGGCACATTACCTTCTGGGTCGACTGAGCTCGGGAAgtggagcgggttgacttgtaaccagaaggttgctagttccatCTCTGGCtgttgagtgtcgaggtgtccctgagcaaggcgctTACCCTACCTCTTTCTTCTACTATCTGGATGTCTCGCCTGCGTGGGTTGACGACCCTGGGCTTGGGCTtcctgtgtgtgaatgagcgTGGAACTGTTTGAAACTCTTTTGGATAAAGCGTACGCTAATTCCCTAAAAAGGGCTTTTTTGGTGGTTAGAAACATCCATAATTGGGATCTttaaattaaagaaaaagcAACTATTTGATGATATcggtcaatctaaatgatcgaAGTCTATTCATATCTAATTGATGATACATAAACTCCCTCATTGTGGTTGTGCGGCTCCAGTTCCTTGCCGCTCGCGCAGCCCCTtggaggtggaaggaggagCGACCCCCCGGGGAACTTGCACCTGCTCCTGGGAGTCTGTGGAGCTCGCCGACGGCTACCAGGGCTTCATCAAGCGGAACGACGGCGTCGAGGACGTCTGCAACACCACGGGCAACAGCTGCCACTTCCACTGCCCCTGTGGCTTCACCTACCTGACCTCAGTGCTTGCCTACAACCTGGCTGGGGACAGCGACCCCGGCCCCGTCTTGAACTACACCACCAGTAGGTCCCCGCGCCGCCCCCCGAGTCTGCTCGCAaccgtgttgtgtgttgtgtgttgttgttgttgttgtcctttcctggtctgggggggtcttggtcctggtctgggggggtcttggtcctggtctgggggggtcttgggtctgggggggtcctgGTTGGTTGggggggtcctggtcctggtctgggggggtattggtcctggtctgggggggtcttggtcctggtctgggggggtcctggtcctggtctgggggggtcctggtcctggtctgggggggtcctggtcctggtctgggggggtcctggtcctggtctgggggggttggcctgggtctgggggtctgggttagggttagagtctGGGGGTGGGGtccgggtctgggtctgggggggtccgggtctggtctgggggggtggtcctggtctgggggggtctggtcctggtctgggggggtcggtctggtgttgggggtgggggtctggtCCTGGTGTGGGGGGGACAGGGCATGGTACTTGGGGGGGGTAATGGTCCTGGctgggggggtctgtctgtgtctggggggggtaTTGGTCCTGGTTTCTGggggggtctggtcctggtcgGGGGGGTACTGAGGTCCTGGTCGGGGGGGTCCGTTCTGTCTGGGGGGGTCttggtctggtctgggggggttATTGATTCTGGTATGGGGGGATGGCATGGGTCTGGGGGGTCAtggtcctggtctgggggggtcttggtcctggtctgggggggtcctggtcctggtctgggggggtcctGGTCATGGTCTGGGggggttctggtcctggtctgggggggCTTGGCCCTGGGTTGGGggcgtagggttagggttagagtctGGGGGTGGGGtccgggtctgggtctgggggggtccgggtctgggtctggggagCAGCCCTTTTCGGCCTGACTCACAACGtggtcccgcccccccaccacctagGGGGGCCTCGTGAGTCGTGACTCACTCACCTCCAGATCAGATCAGTAACGCCCCGCCCGGACGTTCACACTCACACGTCTCTCCGGGTCCACCACAGTGCCCTGCTGTCCCGACCATGTGACCATCACCGCGGCGACCACCGACACCTTTGAGGTCACCTGGGCGGAGTCGCGGGGGGCCGACGTGTACGAGACGCGCGCGGTGGACGGCGGCGGAGTGGCGCTGGTCTGCAACGACAGCGCCCCCGTGTGCGTGCTGTCGGACCTCCGCTGCGACCGCCCCTACACCGTGACCGTCAGCCCCTGCAGCGAGGCCCGCGGCTGCAACCCCGCCTGCCCGCCGCACCCCAAGGACACacgtatggacacacacacaaccacacacacacacacaaacacacacacacacacacacaaccacacacacaaccacacacacatatacacaaccacacacacacaaccacacttacacacatatacacaaccacacacgcacacacacacacacacacacacacacacgcacacacacacacaccacacacacacacacacacacacacacacacatatacacaaccacacacacacacacataaccacacacacatatacataaccacactcacacacacacacacacacacacacaaccaaacacacatatacatgaccacacacacacacacacacacacataaccacacacacacatcaccacacacacatatacataaccatagacacaaacataaccaggcagacacacacaagtatacataatcacacacacatatacgtaaccacagacacacagacacaaagacaaaccacataaccatacacaaacacacagacacagacacagacacagacacagacacagacccagacccacacacacacacacacacacacacacacacacacacaccacacacaccacacacgacACATAGCACAGactagcagacagacagacagacagacagacagacagacagacagacagacagacagacagacagacacacacatctaaaTGACGGTGGCAGGCCAACAACCTACCAactgcagtgttgccagattggccaGGATATGCATTGATTCAGGGTGGCCCAATctggcccccctgcccccccggtCCCAGCTCAGTGCCCCTCCCGTCCCCAGCTCCCTGCACGCCCACGGACCTGTCGCTGGCCCAGGGGAACGGCAGCAGCGTGACGGTGAGCTGGGCGGCGGAGAACCGCGACGCCAACTACACGGTGAGCGCCGTGGGGCCGCGGGGCCGCCACACCTGCTGGTCCGACGCCCGCAGCTGCGTGGTCGACGCCCTGACCTGTGGCTCCTCCTACAACTTCATCGCCGTGGCGCACAGCGACGCGGGCCAGAGTTTGCCCAGCTACTCTGTTCCCTTGGAAACAGGTGAGAGTCCGACGTTCAGAGGGCTCTGACCTATCGGACGATGGCGGACAGGGACTTTGTTCCAATGAGTTTCCATAGAAAGGAATACAAAATCTGTAGTACAGGGTGGAGAGTAGTATAAATATTAATACACTAAAGGTAAGGTATGTACAGTCTGGAGAGTAGTGTATAAATACACTAAAGATTAGGTACTTACAGCATATTAATACACTTAAGGTGTGGTACTTACAGTATGGAGAGTAGTATAAATTCACTAGAGGTGAGGTATGTACAGTATGGATAAAAGTATAAATATGAATACACTTAAGGTGTGGTACTTACAGTGTGGAGAGTAGTATAAATATGAATACACTAAAGGTAAGGTATGTACAGTATGGAGAGTAGTGTATAAATACACTAGAGGTGAGGTATGTACAGTATggataaaattataaatatgaatacacTTAAGGTGTGGTACTTACAGTGTGGAGAGTAGTATAAATATGAATACACTAAAGGTAAGGTATGTACAGTATGGAGAGTAGTGTATAAATACACTCGAGGTGAGGTATGTACAGTATGGATAAAAGTATAAATATTATACACTAAAGGTGTGGTACATGCAGTATGGAGAGTAGTATAAATATTAATACACTAAAGGTGTGGTACATGCAGTATGGAGAGTAGTATAAATACACTTAAGGTTAGGTACTTACAGTATGGAGAGTAGTATAAATATTCATATAATAAAGGTGAGGTACTTACATATGGGGAATAGTATACATATTAGTACACTTAAGTTGCGGTACTTACAGTATGAAGGGTAGTATAAATACGAAGCAGGGACCATGCAGAGTCAAGGTGACCTGTGCACAGGTGAGTCCTGAGTCTCTTCCGGAGGCGGGGAgggactctgcggtcctgacagTGTCCACCTGTCCTCCCCAGCGCCCTGTTGCCCCGCCTCCCTGGAGGTGGACCCGGTGACCCAGGCCATGTCCAACGTCTCGTGGTCCCACGCCAGAGGGGCGGACTCCTTCGTCACCACGCTGACGTCCCCGCGGGGGCACGCCAGCTGCCACACCCAGGACTCCCACTGCCTCATGGGATGCATCACCTGCGGAACCAACTACACCGTCACCATGGAGACCTACAGCCGCTCCGGGCACATGGCCAACTGCTCCTACCAGGGCTTCTCCTCCAGTGAGTGGGAACACCGCGTCTTACCGGAACTGGTCTTACTGGAGCTGGTCCTACTCTCCACTATGATTAGgaaaaataatcaataaaaaatatcaaaaaaatatatatatagatatatatatatatcaaaaacATGAATTCATTTCGGCAGGGAATTGGTCGATTTCAATGGAGCAATGATGTGGTATTATGGTAAAGTGAGTCAGCCTTCTTTAGGAAAGTTCTGTTAAAATCCTGCATTTTTATAGAACAAATACATTTCTGCGCATGCCTTTTCCTTGGGCTTGTTTCAGCTCTATatacactgcccccccccccccccccccccctgtctgtgTTAGGTGCCTGCTGTCCGTCAGGCATCAAGCTGTACCGGACGGCCGGGAGCGGTCTGCGCGTGCACTGGCGCCCTTCCAGCGGCGGCCACAACTACACGGTAGAGATGACCGGCAGCACCAACTACACCTGCAGCCCGCTGCCGGGCCAGTCCAGCTGTGACCTGGAGAACATCGAGTGTGGGAACATCTATGTGCTGCTGGTGGCCCCGCTGGCCGCAGACGGCACCAGGGTGGAATTCTGCCACCAGAGGCTGTACTTAGGTACTGCAGgcgattataataataataataataataataataataataataataataataaatgaaatttatattgCACTTAAAATGGTACACTTCAATTTTCAATGGATGATTATTATTTCATAAAATGAATATTTTGCAAAGTATTAAACAATCTTTGATgggatgtgcgtgtgcgtgcgtgcgtgcgtgcgtgcgtgtgtgtgtgtgtgtgtgtgtgtgtgtgtgcgcgcgtgtgtgtgttttgtatggtCAAATGCCGCAGAGATTCCAGTTCCATAAATCATCTGCAATCAACGCTGAAATCTTCTGTATAAATCAATGTTTTATTCACTCTTCATCACTGTGCTTTTGGTTTTCAGTCACTTGTTCAGGCTACAATCTAGGCATGGGTAAGTAAATCTCTTTATTATAGCAGTATTATCAGTTGATAAATACATGTATTATTCATGttgaatggacacacacaagctaatttattaaaatataatagcAGTTATGAGCAGCTAAAATCAACAGATAATACCATTTTAGATGaatggcttttaatttgaatcaCTGAACCTTTATATTTCTCATGGATT
Coding sequences within:
- the LOC130392828 gene encoding fibronectin type III domain-containing protein 7-like, with product MSHTCITVTVFSVTSKNMIVRWTRFPDATSYKVTVSPSSTPDDPTAFAQFGPNTVMGSVGPLSPNVVYEVKVEALANQVVLSTTFLGSRTAPQTVDIVNVNAQDSSTLIVAFTPVVGATGYQLRVENAQGYFSQEAVASSPAQIGSLQPYTTYSVSIMAVNSAGRSQPSASVEARTLLPPPLVTTSSPTNDSIVVSWLPADGSVSYSVTSVPAEAYPNTTLLSQNMTTVTLTDLDAGTLHIIQVYGWDQEGRKGEAGPYINQTTRPATPGPFTVTVERSPGQAWLNVSWEPVFQDHGAVEYTVNSSLDLQCTTTQLHCILEPIGCAETHILHLVAANEAGPSTPTGPELFGTFPCRSRSPLEVEGGATPRGTCTCSWESVELADGYQGFIKRNDGVEDVCNTTGNSCHFHCPCGFTYLTSVLAYNLAGDSDPGPVLNYTTMPCCPDHVTITAATTDTFEVTWAESRGADVYETRAVDGGGVALVCNDSAPVCVLSDLRCDRPYTVTVSPCSEARGCNPACPPHPKDTPPCTPTDLSLAQGNGSSVTVSWAAENRDANYTVSAVGPRGRHTCWSDARSCVVDALTCGSSYNFIAVAHSDAGQSLPSYSVPLETAPCCPASLEVDPVTQAMSNVSWSHARGADSFVTTLTSPRGHASCHTQDSHCLMGCITCGTNYTVTMETYSRSGHMANCSYQGFSSSACCPSGIKLYRTAGSGLRVHWRPSSGGHNYTVEMTGSTNYTCSPLPGQSSCDLENIECGNIYVLLVAPLAADGTRVEFCHQRLYLVTCSGYNLGMVIYRGKQFVD